From the genome of Xiphophorus hellerii strain 12219 chromosome 11, Xiphophorus_hellerii-4.1, whole genome shotgun sequence, one region includes:
- the LOC116728833 gene encoding cationic trypsin-3-like produces the protein MFLCRRESLALMTMTTHIVLLRRSKGTERFRCGGSLIHSEWILTAAHCWKSEPGWTNVAMLKVHPRSAGQQDQVIRHDPVVYTRHGQRHDIMLLKLQTPVTDVPPAQLPRCNNRLKKDDVVQLAGEGATTTGPNNQRLTKLPPVPSHLQCVDMKVDAVSRFMPRHGHIFLTSAPNKDACIGDSGGAVVYNNMIYGVICLGGSAPCQKPTVIIDVCQYMDWIKQTTGLK, from the exons atgtttctctgcagaagagAATCATTGGCGCTCATGACTATGACGACACATATTGTTCTCCTGCGGCGCAGCAAAGGTACAGAAAGGTTCCGCTGTGGAGGATCTCTGATCCACTCTGAGTGGATCCTGACTGCAGCTCACTGCTGGAAGTCGGAGCCAGGCTG GACTAACGTAGCGATGTTAAAAGTTCATCCACGGTCTGCTGGGCAGCAGGATCAAGTAATCCGTCACGATCCTGTGGTGTACACTCGCCACGGCCAGCGGCATGACATCATGTTGCTGAAGCTTCAGACACCGGTAACAGATGTCCCACCTGCTCAGCTACCAAGATGCAATAATCGTCTTAAAAA AGACGATGTTGTTCAGCTGGCAGGAGAGGGAGCAACGACCACCGGCCCCAATAATCAGCGAT TAACCAAACTTCCTCCTGTTCCATCACATCTTCAGTGTGTCGACATGAAAGTTGATGCTGTTTCCCGCTTCATGCCGAGACACGGGCATATATTTCTTACTTCAGCACCGAACAAGGATGCATGTAtt ggCGACTCTGGTGGAGCAGTGGTGTACAACAACATGATTTATGGTGTAATTTGTTTAGGCGGAAGCGCTCCATGTCAGAAACCAACTGTAATCATAGATGTGTGTCAATACATGGACtggataaaacaaacaactggcCTTAAATAA